Proteins co-encoded in one Cytobacillus sp. NJ13 genomic window:
- the acnA gene encoding aconitate hydratase AcnA: MAKNDVFNSRKSFDLDGKRYHYYHLGALEEAGVGNVSKLPYSIKVLLESVLRQYDGRVITKEHVENLAKWGTSEVKEVDVPFKPSRVILQDFTGVPAVVDLASLRKAMADMGGDPDKINPEKPVDLVIDHSVQVDKYGTPDSLEANMELEFERNAERYQFLSWAQKAFDNYRAVPPATGIVHQVNLEFLANVVHALETTEGDFETFPDTLVGTDSHTTMINGIGVLGWGVGGIEAEAGMLGQPSYFPVPEVVGVKLTGELPNGTTATDLALKVTQVLRSQGVVGKFVEFFGPGVTQLPLADRATIANMAPEYGATCGFFPVDAEALDYMRLTGRPEEQIKIVEKYCKENGMFFDPSIEPVYTNVVEVNLSEIEANLSGPKRPQDLIPLSAMKKEFNDAITAPQGNQGFGLGKKEIDKEITVEFANGDSTKMKTGAVAIAAITSCTNTSNPYVLVGAGLVAKKAVELGMEVPKFVKTSLAPGSKVVTGYLRDSGLLPYMEQLGFNLVGYGCTTCIGNSGPLREEIEKAVAESDLLVTSVLSGNRNFEGRIHPLVKANYLASPPLVVAYALAGTVDIDLQNEPIGKDKNGNDVFFNDIWPSTAEVNEVVKQTVTPELFRKEYEHVFDDNARWNQIQTSNEPLYSFDDNSTYIQNPPFFEGLTPNADEVKPLSGLRVVGKFGDSVTTDHISPAGAIGKDTPAGKYLRENGVEPRDFNSYGSRRGNHEVMMRGTFANIRIRNQIAPGTEGGFTTYWPTGEVTSIYDACMKYKEDGTGLVVLAGKDYGMGSSRDWAAKGTNLLGIKTVIAESYERIHRSNLVLMGVLPLQFKAGESAETLGLSGKETIDVQIDENVRPRDFVKVTATDENGNQTTFEALVRFDSEVEIDYYRHGGILQMVLRDKLAN; this comes from the coding sequence TTGGCAAAGAATGATGTGTTCAATTCCCGCAAATCCTTTGATCTGGACGGGAAGCGCTATCATTACTATCATTTAGGCGCTCTGGAAGAAGCTGGAGTAGGTAATGTTTCCAAATTGCCTTATTCTATTAAGGTATTATTGGAATCCGTACTTCGTCAATATGACGGCCGTGTAATTACAAAAGAGCATGTTGAAAACCTGGCAAAATGGGGAACTTCTGAAGTAAAAGAAGTAGATGTTCCTTTCAAACCATCACGTGTCATTCTGCAGGACTTCACTGGAGTTCCGGCAGTAGTTGACCTGGCTTCATTGCGTAAGGCAATGGCTGACATGGGTGGGGACCCTGACAAAATCAATCCTGAGAAGCCGGTTGATCTAGTTATCGACCACTCTGTACAGGTAGATAAGTATGGTACACCTGATTCTCTTGAAGCCAACATGGAGCTTGAATTCGAGCGCAATGCTGAGCGATACCAGTTCTTGAGCTGGGCACAAAAAGCATTTGACAACTATCGTGCAGTTCCGCCTGCAACAGGTATTGTTCACCAGGTAAACCTTGAGTTCCTTGCGAATGTTGTTCATGCTCTTGAAACTACGGAAGGCGATTTCGAAACTTTCCCTGATACTCTTGTAGGTACTGACTCCCATACAACCATGATCAACGGTATCGGCGTTCTTGGATGGGGTGTAGGAGGTATTGAAGCTGAAGCAGGAATGCTTGGCCAGCCTTCATATTTCCCTGTTCCTGAAGTGGTAGGGGTTAAGCTTACTGGCGAGCTTCCTAACGGAACAACTGCTACTGACCTTGCATTAAAGGTAACTCAAGTACTGCGCAGCCAGGGAGTAGTTGGCAAGTTTGTAGAATTCTTCGGCCCTGGTGTTACACAGCTTCCATTGGCTGACCGTGCTACAATTGCTAACATGGCACCAGAATACGGAGCTACTTGCGGATTCTTCCCTGTAGATGCGGAAGCCCTGGATTACATGCGCCTGACTGGACGTCCGGAAGAGCAAATCAAAATTGTAGAAAAATACTGCAAAGAAAATGGAATGTTCTTTGATCCATCTATAGAGCCAGTATATACAAATGTAGTTGAAGTCAATCTTTCCGAAATCGAAGCGAACCTCTCAGGTCCTAAGCGCCCGCAGGATTTAATTCCGCTTTCAGCAATGAAAAAGGAATTCAATGATGCTATCACTGCTCCTCAAGGCAACCAGGGATTTGGCTTGGGTAAGAAAGAAATCGACAAAGAAATCACTGTTGAATTTGCAAATGGAGATTCAACCAAGATGAAAACGGGTGCTGTTGCCATTGCGGCAATCACTAGCTGTACAAATACTTCAAACCCTTACGTTTTAGTTGGTGCAGGTTTAGTGGCGAAAAAGGCAGTTGAACTTGGAATGGAAGTTCCTAAGTTCGTTAAGACTTCTTTGGCTCCGGGATCAAAGGTTGTTACTGGATACCTGCGTGATTCAGGACTTCTTCCATACATGGAACAGCTTGGATTCAACCTTGTAGGTTATGGCTGTACAACATGTATCGGTAACTCCGGTCCATTAAGAGAAGAAATCGAAAAGGCTGTAGCTGAAAGCGATCTTCTTGTAACATCTGTTCTTTCCGGTAACCGTAACTTTGAAGGGCGTATCCATCCGCTAGTAAAAGCTAACTACCTGGCTTCTCCTCCATTAGTAGTCGCTTATGCACTTGCTGGAACAGTAGATATCGATCTTCAAAACGAGCCAATCGGAAAAGATAAGAATGGCAACGATGTCTTCTTTAACGACATTTGGCCATCTACTGCTGAAGTTAATGAAGTGGTTAAACAGACTGTTACACCTGAATTGTTCCGTAAAGAATATGAGCATGTATTTGATGACAATGCTCGCTGGAACCAAATCCAAACAAGCAATGAGCCGTTATATTCATTTGATGATAATTCAACATATATCCAGAATCCTCCGTTCTTTGAAGGCTTAACTCCTAATGCTGATGAAGTGAAACCATTATCAGGATTGCGTGTTGTCGGCAAGTTCGGTGATTCTGTAACAACTGACCATATTTCTCCGGCAGGTGCGATCGGTAAAGATACACCAGCAGGAAAATACCTTCGTGAGAACGGTGTTGAACCACGCGACTTCAACTCTTATGGATCCCGCCGCGGTAACCATGAGGTTATGATGCGCGGTACATTTGCAAACATCCGTATCCGCAACCAAATCGCTCCGGGCACAGAAGGCGGCTTCACAACTTACTGGCCTACAGGAGAAGTGACATCGATCTATGATGCTTGCATGAAGTACAAAGAAGATGGAACTGGCCTTGTTGTTCTTGCCGGCAAAGACTATGGAATGGGATCTTCCCGTGACTGGGCTGCAAAAGGTACAAACCTGCTTGGCATTAAGACAGTAATTGCTGAAAGCTATGAGCGTATTCACCGTTCTAACCTTGTTCTAATGGGTGTACTTCCGCTTCAGTTCAAGGCAGGCGAAAGTGCAGAAACTCTTGGCTTGTCAGGAAAAGAAACGATCGATGTTCAAATCGACGAAAATGTTAGACCACGTGACTTTGTTAAGGTTACAGCTACAGATGAAAACGGCAATCAGACTACTTTTGAAGCTCTTGTTCGTTTCGACTCTGAAGTTGAAATTGATTACTACCGTCACGGCGGAATCCTGCAAATGGTTCTTCGTGATAAATTGGCAAACTAA
- the sspO gene encoding small acid-soluble spore protein O — protein sequence MAKRKANHIIEGMNAAKGQGMGTGYNEEFSNEPLTEAQKQNNKKRKKNQ from the coding sequence ATGGCTAAAAGAAAGGCTAATCATATTATAGAGGGTATGAATGCTGCAAAAGGGCAGGGCATGGGCACCGGATACAATGAGGAATTTTCCAATGAACCCCTAACAGAAGCTCAAAAGCAAAATAATAAAAAGCGGAAAAAGAATCAATAA
- a CDS encoding small acid-soluble spore protein P translates to MNKNNGKDMRKNAPKGHNNDGQPEPLSGSKKVKNRNHTRQKHNSHHDM, encoded by the coding sequence ATGAACAAAAACAATGGCAAAGACATGCGAAAAAATGCACCCAAAGGACATAATAACGATGGACAGCCTGAACCATTAAGCGGCTCAAAAAAAGTGAAAAACCGTAACCATACCAGACAAAAACATAATTCCCACCATGATATGTAA
- the selA gene encoding L-seryl-tRNA(Sec) selenium transferase: MKSTVRNILPVHELQKDRRFTHLMKQYGLDSIHTTNILKEVISEIRNNILVGNWTGEEPGTEKFTNAIFKKAEEVITVRYGYTLKRVINATGTILHTNLGRARISKSAAEHMLEIAMNYSNLEYNLGEGARGSRHTHLESLVKELTGAEAAMAVNNNAAAVYIILKALAEEKEVIVSRGQLVEIGGSFRVSSIMEESGATLVEVGTTNKTHLEDYKNVINEDTAMIMKVHTSNFKIIGFTKEVGTDELAQLSKEKDIIFYEDLGSGALFDFKSKGIGNEPAVRDVIKMGADIVSFSGDKLLGGPQAGIIAGRKDLIEKLKKHQLARVLRVDKMTIAALEGTLIDYLKGEEGLKNIPVVHDVLTTSDELETRTAHFLHRLQAAAKDYECSMRESTGQVGGGTMPDVELPSWIAVLKHRRYSAEQIGRQLRINCSPSIIVRIHKEEILIDLRAVTANEEEIIIKALTAV; this comes from the coding sequence ATGAAAAGTACAGTCAGAAATATTTTGCCGGTTCATGAACTGCAAAAAGACCGGCGTTTTACTCATTTAATGAAACAGTATGGACTTGACTCTATACATACAACTAACATTTTAAAAGAGGTCATTTCTGAAATCAGGAATAACATTCTTGTTGGCAATTGGACCGGTGAGGAGCCTGGTACGGAAAAATTTACGAACGCTATATTTAAAAAAGCAGAAGAGGTAATCACTGTTCGGTATGGATATACACTTAAAAGGGTTATCAATGCCACCGGCACTATTCTTCACACTAATCTTGGCCGAGCGCGTATAAGCAAATCAGCAGCTGAACATATGCTTGAAATTGCCATGAATTATTCCAATTTGGAGTATAACTTGGGTGAAGGAGCACGGGGATCCAGGCATACTCACCTGGAAAGCCTTGTCAAAGAGCTGACAGGTGCAGAAGCAGCTATGGCAGTTAACAATAATGCTGCTGCTGTTTATATCATCTTAAAAGCTCTTGCTGAAGAAAAAGAAGTAATAGTTTCCCGCGGTCAGCTTGTTGAAATCGGAGGCTCCTTCAGGGTATCAAGCATAATGGAAGAGAGCGGTGCAACGCTTGTTGAAGTGGGAACAACGAATAAAACCCATTTGGAAGATTATAAAAATGTGATTAATGAAGATACAGCCATGATAATGAAGGTACATACGAGCAATTTTAAAATTATAGGCTTCACCAAAGAAGTTGGAACTGACGAACTTGCCCAGTTATCCAAAGAAAAAGATATCATATTCTATGAAGACTTAGGCAGCGGTGCACTATTTGATTTTAAAAGCAAGGGAATTGGAAATGAGCCTGCCGTACGTGATGTGATAAAAATGGGCGCAGATATCGTTTCTTTTAGCGGGGATAAGCTTTTGGGCGGCCCGCAGGCAGGCATTATAGCCGGGAGAAAAGACTTAATTGAAAAACTGAAAAAACACCAGCTTGCCCGGGTTCTTCGAGTTGATAAAATGACAATTGCTGCGCTCGAAGGCACGCTTATTGATTACTTAAAAGGGGAAGAGGGGCTGAAAAATATTCCGGTGGTCCATGATGTATTGACGACCAGTGATGAACTCGAAACGAGAACAGCACATTTTCTTCACAGATTACAGGCAGCAGCGAAGGATTATGAATGCTCTATGAGAGAAAGCACAGGGCAAGTTGGGGGAGGCACAATGCCCGATGTTGAACTGCCGTCCTGGATTGCCGTTTTAAAGCATCGGCGTTATTCAGCGGAACAAATTGGCCGCCAGTTAAGGATTAATTGTAGCCCTTCCATAATAGTGAGGATACATAAAGAAGAAATACTGATTGATCTGCGGGCTGTAACTGCAAATGAAGAGGAGATCATTATAAAAGCATTAACGGCTGTTTAA
- a CDS encoding Hsp20 family protein — protein sequence MNKKEDFHPFNLDELEKWMEDYYLDPLSSYLDQITFRIDLYDTETEIIVEALLTGCVSKDVTVSLKENTVIIKAVKIDETDPIRCGQPCMRKVRLPFSVINRKVNADFSNEILEICINKHEAGPGSDREINII from the coding sequence TTGAACAAAAAGGAAGATTTCCATCCGTTTAATTTGGATGAATTGGAAAAATGGATGGAGGATTATTACCTGGACCCGCTTTCATCGTATTTAGATCAAATTACTTTTCGCATCGACTTATATGATACGGAAACGGAAATTATCGTTGAGGCGCTTTTAACAGGATGCGTTTCAAAAGATGTAACCGTTTCCTTAAAAGAAAACACTGTGATCATTAAAGCGGTTAAAATAGATGAAACAGATCCAATTCGCTGCGGCCAGCCATGTATGCGGAAGGTAAGGCTGCCTTTTTCAGTTATTAATAGAAAGGTAAATGCAGATTTCTCAAATGAGATATTAGAGATATGTATAAATAAACATGAAGCAGGGCCAGGATCCGATAGAGAAATAAACATTATTTGA
- a CDS encoding arylamine N-acetyltransferase yields the protein MDAQKYLKRIAVSAERNLDLKYLKELQSSHMLNIPFENLDVTRKIPIQLDIDAFFNKILERSRGGFCYELNGLFQHLLSELGFQSHLISCTVKKPAGWVREDSHAAILVYLNQIPYLVDVGFGDSVRQPLPLTGEEKTDVSGTYRIRESREGIYDLQRLEDGEWRILYRFSDKPKQLDDFHDACFFNQTSPESHFTHGDLATIATKNGRVTLSGLTVTKSEEGTKEKYELTGEEKKEFLREQFNIKL from the coding sequence ATGGATGCACAGAAATACTTAAAACGCATTGCAGTATCGGCTGAACGTAATCTGGATCTTAAATATCTGAAAGAACTCCAGAGCAGCCATATGCTCAACATTCCTTTTGAGAACTTGGATGTAACAAGAAAAATTCCTATTCAGCTGGACATTGATGCGTTTTTTAATAAAATTCTCGAAAGAAGCAGGGGAGGCTTTTGCTATGAATTAAACGGTCTTTTTCAACACCTGCTGTCAGAACTGGGATTTCAATCCCACTTAATTTCCTGTACCGTCAAAAAGCCGGCTGGATGGGTCAGAGAAGATTCCCATGCAGCCATACTGGTTTATTTAAACCAAATCCCATATTTGGTGGATGTAGGATTTGGTGATTCCGTCAGGCAGCCTTTACCTTTAACGGGTGAGGAAAAAACAGATGTAAGCGGAACTTACAGGATAAGAGAGTCCCGTGAAGGAATATATGATCTTCAAAGACTTGAGGATGGTGAATGGAGAATTCTTTACCGTTTTTCTGATAAGCCAAAGCAGCTGGATGACTTTCATGATGCATGTTTTTTTAATCAAACTTCTCCTGAATCCCATTTTACTCATGGCGACCTGGCCACTATTGCAACAAAGAATGGCCGTGTTACACTCTCAGGCTTGACTGTCACAAAGTCTGAAGAAGGCACAAAAGAAAAATATGAACTAACCGGGGAGGAAAAAAAGGAATTTCTCCGCGAGCAATTCAATATTAAATTGTAA
- a CDS encoding L-threonine 3-dehydrogenase, with product MKRIMITGALGQIGSELTLKLREIYGTDNVIATDIRKNESEAAHSGPFEMVDVTDAKSMLDTAKKYNVDTVIHMAALLSATAEANPVFAWNLNMGGLMNALETARECNAQFFTPSSIGAFGPSTPKDNTPQDTIHRPTTMYGVNKVAGELLSDYYHYKFGVDTRGLRFPGLISYVTPPGGGTTDYAVEIYYEAIKNGRYTSYIDQGTYMDMMYMPDALNAIVDLMEADADKLIHRNSFNVTAMSFEPEQIAAEIRKHIPGFEISYEVDPVRQAIADSWPNSIDASAAKEEWGFKADFDLAKMTADMLDKLRTKL from the coding sequence ATGAAACGAATTATGATTACTGGAGCTTTAGGTCAGATCGGCTCTGAACTAACCTTGAAATTAAGAGAAATCTATGGAACAGACAATGTTATTGCAACAGACATCAGAAAAAATGAGTCTGAAGCTGCCCATTCAGGACCGTTTGAAATGGTTGATGTTACCGATGCAAAATCAATGCTGGACACGGCTAAAAAATATAATGTGGATACAGTCATCCATATGGCAGCCCTGTTATCAGCAACAGCTGAAGCCAATCCCGTATTTGCATGGAATTTAAATATGGGTGGGCTTATGAATGCACTTGAAACGGCTAGAGAGTGCAACGCACAATTCTTTACGCCAAGCTCCATTGGCGCATTTGGTCCTTCTACTCCAAAAGACAACACTCCACAGGATACTATTCACCGCCCAACTACTATGTATGGCGTGAACAAGGTTGCGGGTGAATTACTGTCTGATTACTACCATTACAAGTTTGGTGTTGATACTAGAGGCTTGCGATTCCCTGGTTTAATCTCTTATGTTACTCCTCCAGGGGGCGGAACGACTGATTACGCGGTTGAGATCTATTATGAAGCGATTAAAAATGGCCGCTATACTTCTTATATCGACCAGGGCACATATATGGATATGATGTATATGCCGGATGCACTAAATGCAATCGTTGACTTAATGGAAGCTGACGCTGATAAACTCATACACCGCAACTCCTTTAATGTGACTGCTATGAGTTTTGAACCTGAACAGATTGCTGCTGAGATTAGAAAGCATATTCCCGGGTTTGAAATTTCCTATGAGGTTGATCCTGTGCGCCAGGCGATTGCCGACAGCTGGCCAAATTCGATTGATGCATCGGCAGCAAAAGAAGAGTGGGGTTTCAAAGCAGACTTCGATTTAGCCAAGATGACTGCTGATATGCTTGATAAACTAAGAACAAAATTATGA
- a CDS encoding glycine C-acetyltransferase yields the protein MTSKILDAFLQENLEDLKDRGLYNVIDPLESPNGPIIKINGRELINLSSNNYLGLATDERLKKSATEAIEKYGVGAGAVRTINGTLELHTILEEKLAEFKHTEAAIAYQSGFNCNMAAISAVMDKNDAILSDELNHASIIDGCRLSKAKIIRVNHSDMEDLRAKAKEAKESGQYNKIMVITDGVFSMDGDIAKLPEIVEIAEEFDLITYVDDAHGSGVLGKGAGTVKHFGLSDKIDFQIGTLSKAIGVVGGYVAGKKDLIDWLKVRSRPFLFSTSLTPADVAASTKAIELLMESTELNEKLWENANYLKDGLEKLGFDIGDSETPITPCIVGDEVKTQEFSKKLNEEGVYAKSIVFPTVPRGTGRVRNMPSAAHTKEMLDKAISIYEKVGKEMGII from the coding sequence ATGACCAGCAAAATTTTAGATGCTTTTTTACAGGAAAACCTGGAGGATTTAAAGGATAGAGGACTTTACAACGTAATCGACCCTCTTGAAAGCCCAAATGGCCCTATAATCAAAATCAATGGAAGAGAACTAATCAATCTTTCATCCAATAACTATTTAGGTTTGGCAACTGATGAAAGACTTAAAAAATCCGCCACCGAAGCAATTGAGAAATATGGGGTTGGAGCAGGTGCTGTCCGCACTATAAATGGAACGCTTGAACTTCACACAATACTAGAAGAAAAGCTGGCTGAGTTCAAACATACAGAAGCAGCCATCGCATACCAGTCAGGCTTTAATTGTAACATGGCAGCTATTTCAGCTGTTATGGATAAAAATGATGCAATTCTGTCTGATGAATTAAACCATGCGTCCATTATTGATGGATGCCGTCTATCGAAAGCTAAGATTATTCGCGTAAATCATTCTGATATGGAAGATTTACGGGCAAAAGCGAAGGAAGCAAAAGAATCTGGACAGTACAACAAAATCATGGTCATTACTGACGGCGTTTTCTCAATGGATGGGGATATTGCAAAGCTTCCTGAGATTGTGGAGATCGCAGAAGAATTCGATCTGATTACTTATGTGGATGATGCACACGGTTCAGGGGTTCTTGGAAAGGGAGCAGGTACTGTTAAGCACTTCGGCCTTTCCGATAAAATCGATTTCCAGATCGGAACACTTTCTAAGGCAATAGGTGTTGTTGGCGGATATGTGGCCGGCAAAAAAGACTTGATCGATTGGCTGAAAGTCCGCAGCAGACCATTCCTATTCTCAACATCTTTAACACCTGCTGATGTAGCAGCAAGCACGAAAGCCATTGAGCTGCTGATGGAAAGCACAGAGCTGAATGAAAAGTTATGGGAAAATGCCAATTACCTTAAGGATGGTCTGGAAAAATTAGGATTTGATATTGGCGACAGTGAAACACCAATTACTCCTTGTATTGTGGGAGATGAAGTAAAAACACAGGAATTCAGCAAAAAACTCAATGAAGAAGGCGTTTATGCGAAATCAATCGTCTTCCCGACTGTCCCAAGGGGAACGGGCCGTGTCAGAAATATGCCATCTGCCGCACATACGAAAGAAATGCTGGATAAGGCCATTTCAATTTATGAAAAAGTCGGCAAAGAAATGGGAATTATTTAA
- the arcA gene encoding arginine deiminase, with protein MKHPLNVTSEIGELKTVLLHRPGKEIENLTPQYLKRLLFDDIPFLPAIQKEHDYFANILSNRGIEVLYLDKLMTEAIQQDETRMSFIEKVLWESQSNINGSYETVKDYLLSLPPDELVKKVMSGVVKSDIDNDKKIHLHEMMPDHYPFYLDPMPNLYFTRDPAAVIGEGITINRMHEPARRRESIFMDYIMNHHPRFNKHEIPAYFKRDDLYSLEGGDELILSDEVVAIGVSVRTSAQGIEKLARELFTRQKSIKKVVAIEIPKIRAFMHLDTVFTMIDRDKFTYHPAIEDRDGRMKIYILEQEENSDLLKITEKNSLKETLKEVLHLDELVLIPCGGGCPIASAREQWNDGSNTLAIAPGVVVTYDRNYVSNDILRQNGVEVIEILSSELSRGRGGPRCMSMPIIRENISW; from the coding sequence ATGAAACATCCGTTAAATGTAACTTCGGAAATAGGAGAATTAAAGACTGTCCTTCTGCATAGGCCGGGTAAGGAAATTGAAAATCTCACACCTCAATATTTGAAAAGACTTTTATTCGATGACATCCCCTTTTTGCCTGCCATTCAAAAAGAACATGATTATTTCGCCAATATACTAAGCAATCGGGGAATTGAGGTTTTATATCTCGATAAGTTGATGACAGAAGCCATACAGCAGGACGAGACAAGAATGTCGTTTATTGAAAAGGTCTTATGGGAAAGTCAATCGAATATAAATGGTTCCTACGAAACAGTAAAAGACTATCTCTTATCTCTTCCGCCTGATGAGCTGGTAAAGAAAGTAATGTCAGGTGTCGTAAAATCGGATATTGATAATGATAAGAAAATTCATCTTCATGAAATGATGCCGGATCATTATCCTTTTTATCTGGACCCAATGCCCAACCTTTATTTTACCCGGGATCCTGCTGCGGTTATAGGTGAAGGGATTACCATTAATCGAATGCATGAACCTGCAAGGAGACGGGAGTCCATTTTTATGGACTACATCATGAATCATCATCCCCGTTTTAATAAACATGAAATCCCTGCTTACTTTAAACGTGATGATCTCTACTCACTGGAAGGCGGAGATGAACTAATATTGAGCGATGAAGTGGTCGCCATTGGCGTCAGCGTAAGAACTTCTGCACAAGGGATAGAAAAACTTGCAAGGGAACTTTTCACCCGCCAGAAATCCATTAAAAAAGTTGTGGCAATTGAGATCCCCAAAATCCGGGCCTTCATGCACCTGGATACTGTATTTACGATGATTGACCGCGATAAATTCACCTACCATCCTGCTATTGAAGATAGAGATGGCAGAATGAAGATTTACATACTGGAACAGGAGGAGAATTCCGATCTTCTTAAAATTACTGAGAAAAACTCTTTGAAGGAAACATTAAAAGAAGTTCTTCATCTTGATGAATTAGTGTTAATCCCTTGTGGAGGAGGCTGCCCGATTGCATCGGCTCGCGAACAATGGAATGATGGATCCAATACACTCGCAATCGCTCCCGGCGTAGTTGTAACTTATGACCGGAATTATGTCTCAAACGACATCCTCCGTCAAAATGGGGTTGAGGTCATTGAAATTCTCAGCTCCGAACTCTCTAGAGGACGGGGTGGCCCAAGATGCATGAGCATGCCGATAATAAGAGAAAATATTAGCTGGTAA
- the katA gene encoding catalase KatA produces the protein MTNKNNLTTSWGAPVGDNQNSMTAGSRGPTLIQDVHLLEKLAHFNRERVPERVVHAKGAGAHGYFEVTNDLTKYTKAAFLSEVGKKTPLFVRFSTVAGELGSADTVRDPRGFAVKFYTEEGNYDLVGNNTPVFFIRDAIKFPDFIHTQKRDPKTHLKNPTAVWDFWSLSPESLHQVTILMSDRGIPATLRHMHGFGSHTFKWVNEQGEGFWVKYHFKTEQGVKNLSVDAAAKMAGENPDYHTEDLFNAIENGDFPSWKLCVQIMPLEDANTYRFDPFDVTKVWSQKDYPLIEVGRMVLNKNPENYFAEVEQATFSPGTLVPGIDVSPDKMLQGRLFAYHDAHRYRVGANHQMLPINRPKNEVQNYQRDGQMRFDNNGGGSVYYEPNSFGGPAEAPEHKQAAYPVSGLAESVAYDHNDHYTQAGDLYRLMSEEERSRLVANIVAAMKPVEKEEIKHRQIQHFFKADPDYGTRIAKGLGLAVPQGVK, from the coding sequence ATGACAAATAAGAATAATCTAACTACAAGCTGGGGCGCCCCTGTTGGCGACAATCAAAATTCAATGACTGCTGGCTCAAGAGGACCTACTTTAATTCAGGATGTACACTTGCTGGAAAAGCTCGCCCATTTCAACAGAGAACGTGTGCCTGAGCGGGTAGTTCATGCCAAAGGTGCTGGCGCACATGGCTACTTTGAAGTTACTAATGACCTCACTAAATATACAAAAGCCGCATTTCTATCAGAAGTAGGCAAAAAAACTCCTTTATTCGTCCGTTTTTCAACTGTAGCCGGTGAATTGGGCTCTGCTGATACTGTACGCGACCCACGCGGCTTTGCGGTTAAGTTTTATACAGAAGAAGGCAACTACGACCTTGTAGGTAACAATACGCCTGTATTCTTTATTAGGGATGCAATTAAATTCCCTGACTTCATTCATACACAAAAGCGTGATCCAAAGACACACCTGAAAAACCCAACAGCCGTTTGGGACTTCTGGTCCTTATCCCCTGAATCGCTGCACCAGGTAACCATCTTGATGTCAGACCGAGGCATACCTGCAACCCTTAGACATATGCACGGATTCGGCAGCCATACATTTAAATGGGTAAATGAACAAGGTGAAGGTTTCTGGGTTAAATATCACTTTAAAACTGAACAGGGCGTTAAAAACCTAAGCGTGGACGCTGCAGCAAAAATGGCTGGAGAAAACCCTGATTATCATACAGAGGATTTATTTAATGCAATTGAGAATGGCGATTTCCCATCATGGAAACTATGCGTGCAAATCATGCCGCTTGAAGATGCGAATACTTACCGCTTCGATCCATTCGATGTAACAAAGGTATGGTCACAGAAAGATTATCCTTTAATCGAAGTAGGACGCATGGTACTGAATAAAAATCCTGAAAACTACTTTGCTGAAGTTGAGCAGGCTACTTTCTCTCCTGGAACGCTCGTGCCGGGGATTGATGTTTCACCTGATAAGATGCTCCAGGGTCGTTTGTTCGCCTATCATGATGCACACCGCTACCGTGTAGGTGCGAACCATCAGATGCTGCCAATCAACCGCCCTAAGAACGAAGTGCAAAACTATCAGCGTGACGGTCAGATGCGATTTGACAACAATGGCGGAGGTTCTGTTTATTACGAGCCGAACAGCTTTGGAGGACCTGCTGAGGCACCGGAGCACAAGCAGGCTGCATACCCTGTTTCCGGTTTAGCCGAAAGCGTTGCGTATGATCATAATGACCACTACACACAAGCCGGTGATCTATACCGCTTAATGAGTGAAGAGGAACGCTCCCGTCTTGTGGCAAACATTGTTGCAGCAATGAAGCCTGTAGAAAAAGAAGAAATTAAGCATCGCCAGATTCAGCATTTCTTTAAAGCGGATCCTGATTACGGTACACGTATTGCTAAAGGGCTTGGCCTGGCAGTTCCTCAGGGAGTAAAGTGA